The DNA region TCGCGTCGGTCGGGACCGTGCCGAGCGCGCTCGTCACGACCTCGTCGACGGCGGCCTGCAGCTCGTCGGACGTGCGCTGCGGCCCGGTGGGGCTGCGGAAGCGCGTGCCCGGCAGGACGACGCCCTGGTCGGTGACGAGAGCGGCCTCGACCTTGGTGCCGCCGAGGTCGACGGCGAGTGCGAGGGCGGGGGGCTGGGGTGCGGTGCTGGACATGCGCGCTCCGATGCGGCGGTCTGGAGGCCCGGGGCGGCTCCCGGACGCGGCGTCGCGTCCGGTGCGCCCCGGCCTGGCAGGTGGTGGGTCGGTCGGGTCAGGTCGTCGTGCGGTGGATCAGGTCGTGTCGCGGTGGGTCAGTAGGAGCTGGTGTCGTCGCCCTGCGACGACGCGGCACCGGTCTCGACGCGGTGCGCGACCTCGTCGAGGATGCGCGCGGACGCACTCGTGCCGATGCGGTTGGCCCCGGCGTCCACCATCTCGAGCAGGGTGTCGAGCCCGCGGACACCGCCCGAGGCCTTGACGCCCGTGTCGGCACCGACCGTGCGGCGCATCAGTGCGATGTGCTCGGTCGTCGCCCCGCCGCCGGCGAACCCGGTGGAGGTCTTCACGAACGCGGCACCGGCGGACTGGGCGGCACGCGAGGCTGCGACGATCTCGTCGTCCGTCAGGAACGCGGTCTCGAGGATGACCTTGACGACGGTGGACCCGGCTGCGTCGACGACGGCGCGGACGTCCTGCTCGACGCGCTCCCAGTCGCCGGACTTCGCGACGCCGATGTTCTGCACCATGTCGAGCTCGAAGGCACCGTCGGCGAGGGCCTGCAGCGACTCGGCGACCTTGGCCGCGGTGGACGTGGTGCCGTGCGGGAAGCCGATGACCGTCCCGACGCCGACGCCGGTGCCCTGAAGACGCTCGACGGCGTAGGCGACGTCGCTGGGCCGGACACACACGCTGAAGACCCGGTACGCGGCGGCTTCGTCGAGCTGGGCGTCGACGTCCGAGCGGGTGAGCTCGGGCTTCAGGATCGCGTGGTCGATGAGGCCGCGGACGGCATCGGTGGTGACGGGGAAGGCTGCGTTGTCCACCCGGCAAGCCTACCCGTCAGGCGTGCCGCGTAGCGTTCCGGGCATGCAGGTCCTCGTCACCGGCGCCACCGGGTACATCGGCGGTCGTCTCGTCCCCCGTCTCCTCGAAGCCGGACACTCCGTGCGCGTGTTCGTGCGCAACCCCCGGAAGCTCCAGGACGTCCCGTGGAGCAGCGACGTCGACGTCGCCGAAGGAGACCTGCAGGACGCAGACGCGGTCCGCGCCGCGGTCGACGGCGTCGAGGCCGTGTACTACCTCGCCCACGCGATGGGTGCCGACGGCGACTTCGAGTCCGCGGAACGGCAGGCGGCCGAGACGATGGCGCACGCGGCGAAGCGCGCCGGTGTCAGCCGGTTCGTCTACCTGGGCGGTCTGCACCCCGACGGCGACCTGTCGAAGCACCTGCGCAGCCGGAAGGAGGTGGGGGAGATCCTGCTCCGCTCCGGCGTGCCGACGATCGCCTACCAGGCCGGCGTCGTCATCGGTTCCGGCAGCACCTCGTTCGAGATGATCCGGCACGTGACCGACGTCCTGCCGTGGATGCCGGCACCGCGGTGGGTGCGCAACCGCATCCAGCCGATCGCCGTGCGCGACGTCCTGTACTACCTGGTCGCGGCGCTCGACGTCCCCGCCGACGTCAACCGCACCTTCGACATCGGCGGGCCGGACGTCCTGCGCTACGGGCAGATGCTCAACGGCTACGCGGTCGAGGCGAAGCTGCGGCAGCGCCCCATCACGGTCCTGCCGGTGCTCACCCCGCGCCTCGCCGCGCACTGGTTCAACGCCGTCACGCCGATCCCGCGCAAGCTCGCGACGCCGATCATCGAGTCGCTGCAGTTCGAGTGCGTCCAGCGCGAGCACGACATCGACGACGTCGTCCCGCAGCCCGAGGGCGGGCTCACGTCGTACCGCCGAGCCGTCCGACTGGCCCTGAACAAGATGCGCTCCGGCGAGGTGCAGACGAGCTGGCGGAGCGCCACCCTGTCGAGCGCCTCGGCCGACCCGATGCCGACCGACCCGGACTGGGCCGGCCACACCGTCTACGTCGACGACCGGAAGCGTCACTCGACCGCCTCGGCGGAGGACGTCTGGCGCGTCGTCGAGTCGATCGGCGGCGAGAACGGCTGGTACTCGTTCCCGCTCGCCTGGGTCGCGCGCGGCTGGATGGACAAGGTCGCCGGCGGTGTCGGGCTCAGCCGTGGCCGTCGCGATCAGGACCGACTCGAGCAGGGCGACGCACTCGACTGGTGGCGCGTCGAACGCCTCGAGCGCGGTCACTACCTGCGGCTCCGCGCCGAGTTCAAGTCACCCGGGCGCGCCTGGCTCGAGATGACCGTGACCCCGAGCCCCGAGGGCGGCAGTGACTACCACCAGCGGGCGATCTACTTCCCGCAGGGCCTGCCCGGCCGGCTGTACTGGTACGGGATCCTGCCCTTCCACGGGATCATCTTCCCCGGCATGGTCGAGCGCATCACCGCGGCCGCCGAGCGCGAGTCGGACAACGCCGAGTCGACGCAGCGCAACCGGACCCAGCACAATGGGAGTCCGGAACCGGCGAACGAGGAGGCAGCATGACCGAGGAACGCAGTCCCGTCCTGTTCCTGGGGGACAGCATCACGGCCCAGGGGTCGTGGGACACCTGGCTCCCCGACGAGCAGACCCTGAACCAGGGCATCAGCGGCGACACGACGGACGGCGTGCTCGCGCGGCTCGACGCGGTCGTCGCCGAACAGCCCGAGGTGATCGTGCTGCTGATCGGCACGAACGACTTCGGCAACCACCGCGCGAGCGCCGAACACGTCGTCCGCAACGTCGAGACGATCCTCGTCACCCTGCGGCGTGAGCTGCCCGGTGTCCGCCTGCTGCTCGTCTCCGTCCTGCCCCGCCAGGCCGAGTACACGACGAAGATCGAGGAGGCGAACCGGCACCTGCGGCAGTTCGTCGCGACCTGCCACGCGCAGTACCTCGACGCCTGGCCCGCGCTGGCCGACGGCGACCACCTCGACGACCGCTTCACCGACGACGGCCTGCACCTCACCGACGAGGGCTACCGGGCCTACCTCGGCGAGCTGGTCCCCGCGCTCGAGCGTGTGCGCGGCCTCCCGCCGATGTCCCGGTCCTTCACGGCCATCGACCTCGACGAGGCCCCCGCCTGATGGCTGCCCGCAAGGGACGGCCCCCGGTGGGGTCGTCGCAGAACGGTGTGACCGCCGCACCCGTGCGACCGGCTGCCGGTGCACCGAAGATCCGAGAAACCCCCGCGTTCACTCGGCCCGCACTGGCGCCGTCGTTGATCGCGGCGATCGTGTTGCTCGCCTGCGTGGCGATCATCGACTCGTCGGGCTTCGTCTTCGCCCGCTGGGGTGTCACGGTGCTGTCCCTCATCGTGCTCGTCTTCGCGGTGCGCGGGAAGACGTGGTGGGCCGCCGTGCTGATGGCCGCCGTCGCCGTCTGCTGGAACCCCCTGGTCACGGTGCCGATCCCCGGCCAGGTGTGGGCCGCGCTGCAGATCCTGGTCGCCGCCCTGTTCATCGTGGTGGGCATCGCCGTCAAGGTGCCGCGCGAGGCGGACGCACCCCGGGCCTCCTGACCGGCGCCGGCGACCGCCTGCAGAACCGAGCTGGCGGGCGGACGGTAGGATCGCAGGGTCGGGTACAGGACCCGGCAGCACGATCCGAAGGGCATGGATGAACGACGAGACCGAGCCGGTGACCGAGAGTCCTCTGCTGAACCCTCGACCGTCCTCCGGCGGTCTCGACCGGCCCGACGTCGTCGTCCGCAAGGGGCGCCTGACGCTGCTCAACGGCCACCTGACGCCGCAGCAGTCGATGATCGAGGACCTGTTGTTCCTGGACGACGCGCTGACCGAGGCCGACGTCGACCACCTGCTCATCCGCGGCAACGACGAGCGTCCGGTCATCGCGATCGACGAGCGCGACCGGCAGCGTGCGGAGAGCGCCGTCATGGCCGCCGCCGTCAACGAGCCGTTCTACGCGAAGCCGCCGGGCGAACCGGCCGTGCTCGTGCAGGACGACGGCCTCGGGCCGGTCGACGAGCCGGTGTTGCGCGTCTTCCGCCCGCGCCTCGAGCCCCTCGGTCGTCTGCGCTACGGCGCCGAGACGAGCGTGCAGCTCGAGTTCTGGCGACTCACCGACACCGAGGTGCTCGCGCCCGTCGAGAACGCACTGATGCGCCGCAGCCTGCCGGTCGACGAGTTCGTGCTCGTCGACATCGAGCGCTACGGCCGCACCTGGCGCACCGTCGAGCACATGTTCGACGACCACGTCTCCGACATCCGGTTCCCGATCGACATCGTCTTCTCGTGGGTCGACGGCAACGCCATCGAGTACCAGCGCGCCCGCCAGGCAGCGCAGGCGACGGCCGTCCTGGGTGAGGGCGACGACGCCCCCGCACGGTTCCGCCAGATCGACGAGCTCAAGTACGCACTCCGCTCGGTGCACACCTTCGCACCGTGGATCCGTCAGATCTACATCGCCACCGACTCACCCGCGCCGCACTGGCTCGCCGACCACCCCAAGGTCCGCATCGTGCGCAGCGAGGAGTTCTTCGCCGACCCGTCCGTGCTGCCGACGCACAACTCGCAGGCCGTCGAGTCGCAGCTGCACCACATCCCGGGCATCAGCGAGCACTTCATCTACTCGAACGACGACATGTTCTTCGGCCGCACCGTCGACCCCTCGGTGTTCTTCAGCCCGGGGTCGGTGTCGAAGTTCATCCTCGCCACCACCCGCATCGGCCTCGGCGTGAACAACGCCGCGCGCAGCGGGTTCGAGAACTCCGCGCGGGTCAATCGTCGCCTGTTGCAGCAGCGGTTCGGCGCGGTCACGACGCGGCACCTCGAGCACGCGCCGACCCCGCTCCGGTCCTCGATCATGACGGAGATGGAGCACGAGTTCGCCGACGAGTTCCGTGCCACGGCGGCCTCGCGCTTCCGTGCTGCCGAGAACATCTCGGTGACCAACTCGCTGTACCACTACTACTCGTTGCTCACGGGTCGCGCGATCGTGCAGGAGAACGCCGACGTCCGCTACATCGACACCACGATGCAGTCCGGGCTGCGGTCGCTCGACGAGCTGCTCAAGAAGCGGAACGCGGACTTCTTCTGCCTGAACGACGGCAGTTTCCCCGAGGTCAGCGACGAGGAGCGGACGCAGCGCGTGACCGACTTCCTCGAGCGCTACTTCCCCTTCCCCGCGCCGTGGGAGCGCCCCGGCGCTTAGGACGCGCCAGCGTCCTGCCGGGGCGCTCCGGGCGAGCCCGCGAGCCCGGCGCCGAAACCCAGCCACGTAATTCGGACGCAACCGCACGCCGAGCGGTCACAGACCGTCGCCTGCGCCGCCCGCAGTCGACGGATCGTGACCACGCGACGCGGCGCCGGCGGTGTGTCGCGACCACACCGCGCGCCGGGAGGCTCGTGGCCGGGCCGCCACGGGCCTCCCGGCCGACAGGCGACCGCTCCACCGCCCCGCCCGGTCCAGGCGGGTGACACGCTCGCGGTCGGTCACGACACCCCATCGGCAATACGGCGAGTGGTTGCAATCCGTCGCCAGAAGCATCGCCGGGCGACGGAACGTGACCGTTCGACCCCGGCGCGGCGGGGAGTCGTGACCACGCGCCCACACTTGCTGAGCAGAAGACGCCGGGTCCGCATGACGGACCCGACGTCTTCTGCTCACGAAGTGCGGCGACCTACCGGTGGACGGGGGAGACCGGCACCGCGTCGAGCGTGAAGACCGGGATGCTCGAGGTCACCGGAGCCGGCTCGACAGCGGGCGGGATCGTGACCCCGTGCGCTGCGAGTCGGGCCTCGGTCTCGACGGCCGACACCGGTTCGCCGACCGTGGAGTAGTGCCCGATCGGGACGACCGAGTGCACGACGTTGTGGCCGTAGAGTGCACCAGGTTGAACGACTGCGCGCCGTCCCGCCCACGCGTGCCACCCTGGAACTCGGTGAGGTCCTGCGTGTAGCAGGTGGCGCTGGCGACCGACACAGGGATGCCCGCGAAGACCGCGCTCGTCGAGTAGTGCAGGTGTCCGGCGATGATCGACAGGACGTCACTGCCCTCGACGACCTCGGCCAGGGCCTGCTGGTCGCGGAGCTCGACGAGGACGGTCAGGTCCTGCACGCTCGGCACGGGCGGGTGGTGCATCGCCAGGATCGTGCCGTGCGGCGCAGCCTCGGACAGGACCTCGGCCAGCCAGTCGAGCTGCTCGGGGGAGACCTCGCCGTGGTGGTGGCCCGGGACGCTCGTGTCGAGGGTGATCACCCGGAGACCGTTGACGTCGTAGACGAAGTCGACCGGACGGTCGGTGGGGTGCAGCCCGAAGAGCTCCTGACGGAACGCGCCGCGCTCGTCGTGGTTGCCCATCGCCCAGATGACCTGGGCACCGATCCGGCGGGCGGCCGGCTCGACGATCTCACGGACGCGGGCGTAGGCCCCCGGTTCGCCCTTGTCGGCCACGTCGCCGGTGACGACGATCGCTTCGGGCCGGGTGCCTGATGCTTCGATGTCCGCGACGATCTCGGTGAGCCGGGCGGCGGAGTCGACCCCGCCGTACAGATCGCCGTCGCCGGAGACGAGGTGGGTGTCGCTGAGGTGGAGGAGGAAGTGGTTCGGCCTGGGGTGTTCGGCCGTCCGGCTGTCCATCGGGGTCTCATTCCGTTGGCGGATGCGTGGTGCAACACGTTGCCACACCGTCCTGGATGAGTCCAGCACGTGTCGGTGAACCAGCCGTGAACTGGGGGCGGCGTTTCGCCCATCGCACGAAGA from Curtobacterium sp. MCJR17_020 includes:
- a CDS encoding stealth conserved region 3 domain-containing protein; translation: MNDETEPVTESPLLNPRPSSGGLDRPDVVVRKGRLTLLNGHLTPQQSMIEDLLFLDDALTEADVDHLLIRGNDERPVIAIDERDRQRAESAVMAAAVNEPFYAKPPGEPAVLVQDDGLGPVDEPVLRVFRPRLEPLGRLRYGAETSVQLEFWRLTDTEVLAPVENALMRRSLPVDEFVLVDIERYGRTWRTVEHMFDDHVSDIRFPIDIVFSWVDGNAIEYQRARQAAQATAVLGEGDDAPARFRQIDELKYALRSVHTFAPWIRQIYIATDSPAPHWLADHPKVRIVRSEEFFADPSVLPTHNSQAVESQLHHIPGISEHFIYSNDDMFFGRTVDPSVFFSPGSVSKFILATTRIGLGVNNAARSGFENSARVNRRLLQQRFGAVTTRHLEHAPTPLRSSIMTEMEHEFADEFRATAASRFRAAENISVTNSLYHYYSLLTGRAIVQENADVRYIDTTMQSGLRSLDELLKKRNADFFCLNDGSFPEVSDEERTQRVTDFLERYFPFPAPWERPGA
- a CDS encoding DUF6804 family protein; the protein is MAARKGRPPVGSSQNGVTAAPVRPAAGAPKIRETPAFTRPALAPSLIAAIVLLACVAIIDSSGFVFARWGVTVLSLIVLVFAVRGKTWWAAVLMAAVAVCWNPLVTVPIPGQVWAALQILVAALFIVVGIAVKVPREADAPRAS
- the deoC gene encoding deoxyribose-phosphate aldolase, yielding MDNAAFPVTTDAVRGLIDHAILKPELTRSDVDAQLDEAAAYRVFSVCVRPSDVAYAVERLQGTGVGVGTVIGFPHGTTSTAAKVAESLQALADGAFELDMVQNIGVAKSGDWERVEQDVRAVVDAAGSTVVKVILETAFLTDDEIVAASRAAQSAGAAFVKTSTGFAGGGATTEHIALMRRTVGADTGVKASGGVRGLDTLLEMVDAGANRIGTSASARILDEVAHRVETGAASSQGDDTSSY
- a CDS encoding SDR family oxidoreductase, which gives rise to MQVLVTGATGYIGGRLVPRLLEAGHSVRVFVRNPRKLQDVPWSSDVDVAEGDLQDADAVRAAVDGVEAVYYLAHAMGADGDFESAERQAAETMAHAAKRAGVSRFVYLGGLHPDGDLSKHLRSRKEVGEILLRSGVPTIAYQAGVVIGSGSTSFEMIRHVTDVLPWMPAPRWVRNRIQPIAVRDVLYYLVAALDVPADVNRTFDIGGPDVLRYGQMLNGYAVEAKLRQRPITVLPVLTPRLAAHWFNAVTPIPRKLATPIIESLQFECVQREHDIDDVVPQPEGGLTSYRRAVRLALNKMRSGEVQTSWRSATLSSASADPMPTDPDWAGHTVYVDDRKRHSTASAEDVWRVVESIGGENGWYSFPLAWVARGWMDKVAGGVGLSRGRRDQDRLEQGDALDWWRVERLERGHYLRLRAEFKSPGRAWLEMTVTPSPEGGSDYHQRAIYFPQGLPGRLYWYGILPFHGIIFPGMVERITAAAERESDNAESTQRNRTQHNGSPEPANEEAA
- a CDS encoding GDSL-type esterase/lipase family protein, translated to MTEERSPVLFLGDSITAQGSWDTWLPDEQTLNQGISGDTTDGVLARLDAVVAEQPEVIVLLIGTNDFGNHRASAEHVVRNVETILVTLRRELPGVRLLLVSVLPRQAEYTTKIEEANRHLRQFVATCHAQYLDAWPALADGDHLDDRFTDDGLHLTDEGYRAYLGELVPALERVRGLPPMSRSFTAIDLDEAPA